The following are encoded together in the Dermacoccus nishinomiyaensis genome:
- a CDS encoding DUF501 domain-containing protein gives MDMNEHSGVSPQDVAAIEKQLGRVPRGAVEVSARCACGCPTVVRTLPRLPDGTPFPTSFYATCPRLTGAISTLESQGVMKEMSERLEADADLAAAYRAAHEDYLRRRGELGDVPEIDGISAGGMPTRVKCLHVLVAHSLSVGPGINPLGDEALALLGDAWWKNGCCGAGDQGDDDHE, from the coding sequence ATGGACATGAACGAACACTCGGGCGTCAGCCCGCAGGATGTTGCGGCGATCGAGAAGCAGCTCGGACGGGTGCCGCGCGGTGCGGTCGAGGTGTCGGCGCGTTGTGCGTGCGGGTGTCCGACGGTGGTGCGCACGCTGCCGCGCCTGCCGGACGGCACTCCGTTCCCGACGTCGTTCTACGCGACGTGCCCCCGCCTGACGGGTGCCATCTCGACGCTCGAGTCGCAGGGTGTCATGAAGGAGATGAGCGAGCGTCTCGAAGCCGACGCCGACCTTGCGGCCGCCTACCGCGCCGCCCACGAGGATTATCTGAGGCGCCGCGGCGAGCTCGGCGACGTGCCGGAGATCGACGGCATCTCCGCCGGCGGCATGCCGACGCGCGTCAAGTGCCTGCACGTGCTGGTCGCGCACTCGCTGTCGGTGGGCCCCGGCATCAACCCGCTCGGTGACGAAGCGCTGGCGTTGCTCGGCGATGCGTGGTGGAAGAACGGCTGTTGCGGTGCGGGAGACCAAGGAGACGATGACCATGAGTGA
- a CDS encoding FtsB family cell division protein — protein MANRSFRTSRSGDDTGAGGSRARTGSRPAGRDRSRPRGSSPRGSTRPTLRQQLDEAPVARRRADPGTVRRFITMSALLAVMLVVLTPTLRSYLQQRSEIAELKREKVAGQQRVDALTAERKRWDDPAYVKQQAQERLGYAMPGKSITVYVDDAGTTHATTPRNGVADATGLSSHPWYGQIWGSISTPAEGEK, from the coding sequence TTGGCGAATCGCAGTTTCCGCACCTCCCGCTCCGGTGATGACACCGGGGCGGGAGGTTCGCGCGCCCGCACCGGCTCGCGTCCCGCCGGCCGCGATCGTTCCCGCCCACGCGGCTCGAGTCCGCGTGGCTCGACACGTCCGACACTGCGTCAGCAGCTCGACGAGGCGCCGGTGGCGCGTCGTCGAGCCGACCCGGGCACGGTTCGCCGTTTCATCACGATGAGCGCTCTGCTCGCCGTCATGCTCGTCGTCCTCACGCCCACGCTGCGCAGCTATCTGCAGCAGCGCAGCGAGATCGCGGAATTGAAGCGGGAGAAGGTCGCCGGTCAGCAGCGCGTCGACGCGCTGACCGCCGAGCGCAAACGCTGGGACGACCCGGCGTACGTGAAGCAGCAGGCGCAGGAGCGGCTCGGGTACGCGATGCCGGGCAAGTCGATCACGGTGTACGTGGACGATGCCGGCACGACGCACGCGACGACGCCGCGCAACGGCGTGGCAGATGCCACGGGTCTGTCATCGCACCCGTGGTACGGGCAGATCTGGGGTTCGATCTCGACCCCGGCGGAGGGCGAGAAGTGA
- the eno gene encoding phosphopyruvate hydratase: MATIEGIGAREILDSRGNPTVEAVVLLDDGTNESAAVPSGASTGAFEAVERRDGDKKRYGGKGVEDAVDAVIEQIAPHLVGFDADEQRLIDAEMIELDGTDNKGKLGANAILGVSLAVAKAAAKSAGLPLYRYVGGPNAHVLPVPMMNILNGGSHADTNVDIQEFMIAPIGAESFKEALRMGTEVYHALKAVLKDKGLATGLGDEGGFAPNLESNRAALDLILEAVEKAGYKPGEQIALALDVAASEFYDGGTYTFEGQKRDAEWMTNYYAELVEAYPLVSIEDPLNEDDWDGWAHITDKLGDAVQLVGDDLFVTNPERLQKGIDNAAGNALLVKVNQIGSLTETLDAVTLAQTNGYRCMMSHRSGETEDTTIADLAVATNCGQIKTGAPARSERVAKYNQLLRIEEDLDDAAVYAGRKAFPRFSNN; the protein is encoded by the coding sequence GTGGCAACCATTGAAGGCATCGGCGCTCGCGAGATCCTTGACTCGCGCGGCAACCCCACGGTCGAGGCCGTCGTGCTCCTCGACGACGGCACCAACGAGAGCGCGGCTGTCCCGTCGGGTGCCTCGACGGGCGCCTTCGAGGCGGTCGAGCGTCGTGACGGCGACAAGAAGCGCTACGGCGGCAAGGGTGTCGAGGACGCCGTCGACGCCGTCATCGAGCAGATCGCGCCGCACCTCGTCGGTTTCGACGCGGATGAGCAGCGCCTCATCGACGCCGAGATGATCGAGCTCGACGGCACGGACAACAAGGGCAAGCTCGGCGCGAACGCCATCCTCGGCGTCTCGCTGGCCGTGGCCAAGGCGGCCGCGAAGTCTGCGGGTCTGCCGTTGTACCGCTACGTTGGTGGCCCCAACGCGCACGTGCTGCCGGTGCCGATGATGAACATCCTCAACGGTGGTTCGCACGCGGACACGAACGTCGACATCCAGGAGTTCATGATCGCGCCGATCGGTGCGGAGAGCTTCAAGGAGGCCCTGCGCATGGGCACGGAGGTTTACCACGCGCTCAAGGCCGTCCTCAAGGACAAGGGTCTCGCGACGGGCCTCGGCGACGAGGGTGGCTTCGCCCCGAACCTCGAGTCGAACCGTGCGGCGCTCGACCTCATCCTCGAAGCCGTCGAGAAGGCCGGGTACAAGCCGGGCGAGCAGATCGCGCTGGCGCTCGACGTCGCGGCGTCCGAGTTCTACGACGGCGGCACGTACACGTTCGAGGGGCAGAAGCGCGACGCGGAGTGGATGACGAACTACTACGCCGAACTCGTCGAGGCGTACCCGCTCGTCTCCATCGAGGACCCGCTCAACGAGGACGACTGGGACGGCTGGGCGCACATCACCGACAAGCTCGGTGACGCCGTGCAGCTCGTCGGTGACGACCTGTTCGTCACCAACCCCGAGCGTCTGCAGAAGGGCATCGACAACGCGGCCGGCAACGCGCTGCTCGTCAAGGTCAACCAGATCGGTTCGCTGACGGAGACGCTCGACGCCGTCACCCTCGCCCAGACGAACGGTTACCGCTGCATGATGTCGCACCGTTCCGGTGAGACGGAGGACACGACGATCGCCGACCTCGCCGTGGCGACGAACTGCGGCCAGATCAAGACGGGTGCCCCGGCGCGCTCGGAGCGCGTGGCGAAGTACAACCAGCTGCTGCGCATCGAGGAGGACCTCGACGACGCGGCGGTCTACGCCGGTCGCAAGGCCTTCCCGCGCTTCTCGAACAACTGA
- a CDS encoding MazG family protein produces MSGSIALLVVSPRVPAGLMTRDAWRRLESADAVLGRAGDEPLVEVTRDEGFDVEIRDEPPAATAHALVAAGVAGRHVVWLGSADADPGLTDALAGELTRLDDPPPVEVVVGSWDAPGSRLLDAVAVMDTLRSPGGCPWDAQQTHASLAPYLVEEAFEVTEAIAEASGEHLREELGDVLLQVLFHARVAAEREEDGFDVDDVAATLVEKLVRRHPHVFADGAASNPEEVEAEWARIKAAEKPERDANDPLAGIPAGLPPLERAVKVVGRLTKAGQAERVEALAAEDSIGAALLDLVVQARGLGVDPSVALSATLSRLHAAPLGDHLGGIDHAEHAEPHPAPPDADLPRGGG; encoded by the coding sequence ATGAGCGGCAGCATCGCCCTGCTCGTCGTCAGCCCGCGGGTGCCCGCCGGGCTGATGACGCGCGACGCCTGGCGGCGGCTCGAAAGCGCTGACGCCGTCCTGGGCCGCGCGGGTGACGAACCGCTCGTCGAGGTCACGCGCGACGAGGGCTTCGACGTCGAGATCCGTGACGAGCCCCCGGCCGCCACGGCACATGCCCTCGTCGCGGCGGGGGTCGCCGGGCGTCACGTCGTCTGGCTAGGTTCGGCGGACGCCGATCCCGGTCTCACCGACGCGCTCGCCGGCGAGCTGACGCGTCTCGACGACCCGCCGCCCGTCGAGGTCGTCGTCGGGTCGTGGGACGCCCCCGGTTCGCGCCTGCTCGACGCCGTCGCCGTCATGGACACGTTGCGCTCGCCCGGCGGCTGCCCGTGGGATGCCCAGCAGACGCACGCGAGCCTCGCTCCGTACCTCGTCGAGGAGGCGTTCGAGGTCACCGAGGCCATCGCCGAGGCGAGCGGCGAGCACCTGCGGGAGGAGCTCGGCGACGTGCTGCTCCAGGTGCTCTTCCACGCCCGCGTGGCCGCGGAGCGCGAGGAGGACGGCTTCGACGTCGACGACGTCGCGGCGACGCTCGTCGAGAAGCTGGTCAGGCGTCACCCGCACGTCTTCGCCGACGGTGCCGCCTCGAACCCCGAGGAGGTCGAGGCCGAATGGGCGAGGATCAAGGCGGCCGAGAAACCGGAGCGTGACGCGAACGATCCGCTGGCAGGCATCCCGGCCGGGCTGCCGCCGCTCGAGCGGGCCGTCAAGGTCGTCGGGCGGTTGACGAAGGCGGGGCAGGCCGAACGCGTCGAGGCCCTCGCCGCCGAGGATTCCATCGGGGCGGCGCTGCTCGACCTCGTCGTGCAGGCCCGTGGCCTCGGAGTCGACCCGAGCGTCGCGCTCTCCGCCACGCTGTCGCGCCTGCACGCCGCGCCCCTCGGTGATCACCTCGGGGGCATCGACCACGCTGAGCACGCCGAGCCCCACCCCGCCCCGCCGGACGCCGACCTGCCGCGAGGCGGCGGGTGA